The Meriones unguiculatus strain TT.TT164.6M chromosome 6, Bangor_MerUng_6.1, whole genome shotgun sequence genome has a window encoding:
- the Bcl2a1 gene encoding bcl-2-related protein A1: MMKTEIPAASRYDYWSLPRRAPALHYLPAWPPGGQLQSAMPEKMTDCEFIYIHSLAEDYLQYVLQAPAVKSTPSKTSRVLQRVAFSVQKEVEKNLKPYLDGFHVGSIDTARTIFNQVMEKEFEDGIINWGRIVTIFAFGGVLLKKLPQEQTALGTCKQVSRFVAEFIMNNTGEWIRQNGGWEDGFIKKFEPKSGWLTFLEMTGQIWEMLFLFKQHY, from the exons ATGATGAAAACAGAAATTCCAGCAGCCTCCAGATATGATTACTGGTCCCTCCCCCGCCGAGCCCCAGCTCTGCATTATTTGCCTGCTTGGCCTCCAGGTGGACAGCTCCAGTCAGCAATGCCAGAGAAGATGACAGACTGTGAGTTCATATACATCCACTCTCTGGCTGAGGACTATCTCCAGTATGTCCTGCAGGCACCTGCCGTTAAATCTACTCCAAGCAAAACATCCAGAGTGCTACAAAGAGTTGCTTTCTCGGTtcaaaaagaagttgaaaagaatcTGAAGCCATATTTGGATGGTTTTCATGTGGGATCCATAGATACTGCCAGAACAATATTCAATCAAGTGATGGAAAAAGAATTTGAAGACGGCATCATTAACTGGGGAAGGATTGTAACTATATTTGCCTTTGGGGGTGTTCTCCTCAAAAAACTTCCACAAGAACAGACTGCTTTGGGTACTTGTAAGCAAGTTTCCAGGTTTGTGGCTGAATTCATAATGAATAACACAGGAGAATGGATTCGTCAGAATGGAGGCTGG GAAGATGGCTTCATAAAGAAGTTTGAACCTAAATCTGGATGGCTGACTTTTCTGGAAATGACAGGGCAGATCTGGGAAATGCTCTTTCTCTTCAAGCAACACTATTGA